From Opisthocomus hoazin isolate bOpiHoa1 chromosome 10, bOpiHoa1.hap1, whole genome shotgun sequence, a single genomic window includes:
- the LEO1 gene encoding RNA polymerase-associated protein LEO1 isoform X3, whose protein sequence is MADMEELFGSDADSEAEQKDSDSGSESDSDQENAGSGSNASGSDSDQDDDREAVKPSNKELFGDDSEDEGASHHTGSDNHSERSYNRSEASGHSEHEDNDQSDVDQHSVSEAAHDDEEDDRGHGSDEGSHHSEGDGSEKAHSEDEKWGKEDKSDQSDDEERQQNSDDEERQQNSDDEEKVQNSDEDERPQMSEDEERLQNSDEEKMQNSDDEERPQVSDEEKMQNSDDDERAQHSDEEKMQNSDDEERAQHSDEEDQERKSESARGSDSEDEVLRMKRKKPIASDSEVDSDAEGQKGHADVMDLFGGADDISSGSDGEDKPPTPGQPIDENGLSQEQQEEEPIPETRIEVEIPKVNTDLGNDLYFVKLPNFLSVEPRPFDPQYYEDEFEDEEMLDEEGRTRLKLKVENTIRWRMRRDEEGNEIRESNARIVKWSDGSMSLHLGNEVFDVYKAPLQGDHNHLFIRQGTGLQGQAVFKTKLTFRPHSTDSATHRKMTLSLADRCSKTQKIRILPMAGRDPESQRTEMIKKEEERLRASIRRESQQRRMREKQHQRGLSANYLEPDRYDEEDEGDDAISLAAIKNRYKGGIREERARIYSSDSDEGSDEDKTQRLLKAKKLTSDEVNPLEREKQRMMTKQVRSIRNT, encoded by the exons ATGGCCGACATGGAGGAGCTCTTCGGCAGCGACGCCGACTCGGAGGCTGAGCAGAAAG ATTCCGACTCCGGATCTGAATCTGATTCCGATCAGGAGAATGCGGGCTCTGGCAGTAATGCTTCTGGAAGCGACAGTGACCAGGATGATGACAGGGAGGCAGTAAAGCCTAGTAATAAGGAGTTATTTGGCGATGACAGTGAGGATGAAGGGGCATCCCATCACACGGGGAGCGACAACCACTCTGAAAGATCCTACAATCGCTCCGAAGCTTCGGGACATTCTGAGCATGAGGATAATGATCAGTCAGACGTGGACCAGCACAGCGTTTCAGAAGCTGCTCATGACGATGAGGAGGATGATCGTGGGCACGGGTCAGATGAAGGCAGCCATCACTCAGAGGGAGATGGTTCTGAAAAAGCACATTCAGAGGATGAGAAGTGGGGCAAGGAGGACAAAAGCGATCAGTCAGATGATGAGGAGCGACAGCAGAACTCTGATGATGAGGAGAGACAGCAGAACTCTGACGATGAGGAGAAAGTGCAGAACTCTGATGAAGATGAAAGGCCACAGATGTCTGAGGATGAGGAAAGACTCCAGAACTCAGATGAGGAGAAAATGCAGAACTCTGACGATGAGGAGAGGCCGCAGGTCTCAGATGAGGAGAAGATGCAGAACTCAGACGATGATGAAAGGGCGCAGCACTCTGATGAGGAGAAGATGCAGAACTCGGACGATGAGGAAAGGGCGCAGCACTCTGATGAGGAGGACCAAGAGCGTAAATCTG AGTCTGCAAGGGGCAGTGATAGCGAAGATGAAGTTCTGCGGATGAAGCGAAAGAAACCAATTGCATCAGATTCAGAAGTGGACAGTGATGCAGAAGGACAGAAAG GGCATGCAGATGTCATGGATCTGTTTGGAGGCGCAGATGACATTTCCTCAGGTAGTGATGGAGAAGACAAGCCACCAACACCAGGACAGCCCATT GATGAGAATGGGCTGAgtcaagagcagcaggaagaagagCCTATTCCAGAGACTAGAATAGAGGTAGAAATACCAAAAGTAAACACAGACTTGGGTAACGATTTGTATTTTGTGAAGCTGCCCAACTTCCTTAGCGTGGAGCCCAG ACCTTTTGATCCTCAGTATTATGAAGATGAATTTGAAGATGAGGAGATGCTTGACGAAGAGGGTAGAACTAGGTTAAAACTCAAG GTAGAAAACACAATACGATGGCGGATGCGACGAGATGAGGAAGGGAATGAGATCAGGGAAAGTAATGCGCGAATAGTCAAATGGTCAGATGGAAG CATGTCTCTTCACTTGGGCAATGAGGTCTTTGATGTGTACAAGGCGCCGCTGCAGGGAGATCACAACCATCTGTTCATCAGACAAGGGACAGGTCTACAAGGACAGGCTGTTTTCAAGACAAAGTTAACCTTCAG accaCACTCTACGGACAGTGCCACTCACAGGAAGATGACTCTGTCTCTGGCAGACAGATGTTCAAAGACCCAGAAAATTCGTATTTTGCCAATGGCAGGTCGCGATCCAGAGTCTCAGCGCACAGAAATGATTAAG aaagaggaggagagattAAGAGCTTCCATTCGTAGAGAATCTCAGCAGCGAAGAATGCGGGAGAAGCAACATCAGCGTGGTCTGAGTGCAAATTATTTGGAACCTGATCGttatgatgaagaggatgagggaGATGATGCAATCAGTCTAGCAGCTATCAAGAACAGATACAAAGGTGGCATCAGAG aAGAACGTGCTAGAATCTACTCTTCTGACAGTGATGAAGGCTCAGATGAAGATAAAACACAAAGACTGCTC
- the LEO1 gene encoding RNA polymerase-associated protein LEO1 isoform X1 has translation MADMEELFGSDADSEAEQKDSDSGSESDSDQENAGSGSNASGSDSDQDDDREAVKPSNKELFGDDSEDEGASHHTGSDNHSERSYNRSEASGHSEHEDNDQSDVDQHSVSEAAHDDEEDDRGHGSDEGSHHSEGDGSEKAHSEDEKWGKEDKSDQSDDEERQQNSDDEERQQNSDDEEKVQNSDEDERPQMSEDEERLQNSDEEKMQNSDDEERPQVSDEEKMQNSDDDERAQHSDEEKMQNSDDEERAQHSDEEDQERKSVESARGSDSEDEVLRMKRKKPIASDSEVDSDAEGQKGHADVMDLFGGADDISSGSDGEDKPPTPGQPIDENGLSQEQQEEEPIPETRIEVEIPKVNTDLGNDLYFVKLPNFLSVEPRPFDPQYYEDEFEDEEMLDEEGRTRLKLKVENTIRWRMRRDEEGNEIRESNARIVKWSDGSMSLHLGNEVFDVYKAPLQGDHNHLFIRQGTGLQGQAVFKTKLTFRPHSTDSATHRKMTLSLADRCSKTQKIRILPMAGRDPESQRTEMIKKEEERLRASIRRESQQRRMREKQHQRGLSANYLEPDRYDEEDEGDDAISLAAIKNRYKGGIREERARIYSSDSDEGSDEDKTQRLLKAKKLTSDEEGEPSGKRKAEDDDKASKKHKKYVISDEEEDDDD, from the exons ATGGCCGACATGGAGGAGCTCTTCGGCAGCGACGCCGACTCGGAGGCTGAGCAGAAAG ATTCCGACTCCGGATCTGAATCTGATTCCGATCAGGAGAATGCGGGCTCTGGCAGTAATGCTTCTGGAAGCGACAGTGACCAGGATGATGACAGGGAGGCAGTAAAGCCTAGTAATAAGGAGTTATTTGGCGATGACAGTGAGGATGAAGGGGCATCCCATCACACGGGGAGCGACAACCACTCTGAAAGATCCTACAATCGCTCCGAAGCTTCGGGACATTCTGAGCATGAGGATAATGATCAGTCAGACGTGGACCAGCACAGCGTTTCAGAAGCTGCTCATGACGATGAGGAGGATGATCGTGGGCACGGGTCAGATGAAGGCAGCCATCACTCAGAGGGAGATGGTTCTGAAAAAGCACATTCAGAGGATGAGAAGTGGGGCAAGGAGGACAAAAGCGATCAGTCAGATGATGAGGAGCGACAGCAGAACTCTGATGATGAGGAGAGACAGCAGAACTCTGACGATGAGGAGAAAGTGCAGAACTCTGATGAAGATGAAAGGCCACAGATGTCTGAGGATGAGGAAAGACTCCAGAACTCAGATGAGGAGAAAATGCAGAACTCTGACGATGAGGAGAGGCCGCAGGTCTCAGATGAGGAGAAGATGCAGAACTCAGACGATGATGAAAGGGCGCAGCACTCTGATGAGGAGAAGATGCAGAACTCGGACGATGAGGAAAGGGCGCAGCACTCTGATGAGGAGGACCAAGAGCGTAAATCTG TAGAGTCTGCAAGGGGCAGTGATAGCGAAGATGAAGTTCTGCGGATGAAGCGAAAGAAACCAATTGCATCAGATTCAGAAGTGGACAGTGATGCAGAAGGACAGAAAG GGCATGCAGATGTCATGGATCTGTTTGGAGGCGCAGATGACATTTCCTCAGGTAGTGATGGAGAAGACAAGCCACCAACACCAGGACAGCCCATT GATGAGAATGGGCTGAgtcaagagcagcaggaagaagagCCTATTCCAGAGACTAGAATAGAGGTAGAAATACCAAAAGTAAACACAGACTTGGGTAACGATTTGTATTTTGTGAAGCTGCCCAACTTCCTTAGCGTGGAGCCCAG ACCTTTTGATCCTCAGTATTATGAAGATGAATTTGAAGATGAGGAGATGCTTGACGAAGAGGGTAGAACTAGGTTAAAACTCAAG GTAGAAAACACAATACGATGGCGGATGCGACGAGATGAGGAAGGGAATGAGATCAGGGAAAGTAATGCGCGAATAGTCAAATGGTCAGATGGAAG CATGTCTCTTCACTTGGGCAATGAGGTCTTTGATGTGTACAAGGCGCCGCTGCAGGGAGATCACAACCATCTGTTCATCAGACAAGGGACAGGTCTACAAGGACAGGCTGTTTTCAAGACAAAGTTAACCTTCAG accaCACTCTACGGACAGTGCCACTCACAGGAAGATGACTCTGTCTCTGGCAGACAGATGTTCAAAGACCCAGAAAATTCGTATTTTGCCAATGGCAGGTCGCGATCCAGAGTCTCAGCGCACAGAAATGATTAAG aaagaggaggagagattAAGAGCTTCCATTCGTAGAGAATCTCAGCAGCGAAGAATGCGGGAGAAGCAACATCAGCGTGGTCTGAGTGCAAATTATTTGGAACCTGATCGttatgatgaagaggatgagggaGATGATGCAATCAGTCTAGCAGCTATCAAGAACAGATACAAAGGTGGCATCAGAG aAGAACGTGCTAGAATCTACTCTTCTGACAGTGATGAAGGCTCAGATGAAGATAAAACACAAAGACTGCTC
- the LEO1 gene encoding RNA polymerase-associated protein LEO1 isoform X2, with product MADMEELFGSDADSEAEQKDSDSGSESDSDQENAGSGSNASGSDSDQDDDREAVKPSNKELFGDDSEDEGASHHTGSDNHSERSYNRSEASGHSEHEDNDQSDVDQHSVSEAAHDDEEDDRGHGSDEGSHHSEGDGSEKAHSEDEKWGKEDKSDQSDDEERQQNSDDEERQQNSDDEEKVQNSDEDERPQMSEDEERLQNSDEEKMQNSDDEERPQVSDEEKMQNSDDDERAQHSDEEKMQNSDDEERAQHSDEEDQERKSESARGSDSEDEVLRMKRKKPIASDSEVDSDAEGQKGHADVMDLFGGADDISSGSDGEDKPPTPGQPIDENGLSQEQQEEEPIPETRIEVEIPKVNTDLGNDLYFVKLPNFLSVEPRPFDPQYYEDEFEDEEMLDEEGRTRLKLKVENTIRWRMRRDEEGNEIRESNARIVKWSDGSMSLHLGNEVFDVYKAPLQGDHNHLFIRQGTGLQGQAVFKTKLTFRPHSTDSATHRKMTLSLADRCSKTQKIRILPMAGRDPESQRTEMIKKEEERLRASIRRESQQRRMREKQHQRGLSANYLEPDRYDEEDEGDDAISLAAIKNRYKGGIREERARIYSSDSDEGSDEDKTQRLLKAKKLTSDEEGEPSGKRKAEDDDKASKKHKKYVISDEEEDDDD from the exons ATGGCCGACATGGAGGAGCTCTTCGGCAGCGACGCCGACTCGGAGGCTGAGCAGAAAG ATTCCGACTCCGGATCTGAATCTGATTCCGATCAGGAGAATGCGGGCTCTGGCAGTAATGCTTCTGGAAGCGACAGTGACCAGGATGATGACAGGGAGGCAGTAAAGCCTAGTAATAAGGAGTTATTTGGCGATGACAGTGAGGATGAAGGGGCATCCCATCACACGGGGAGCGACAACCACTCTGAAAGATCCTACAATCGCTCCGAAGCTTCGGGACATTCTGAGCATGAGGATAATGATCAGTCAGACGTGGACCAGCACAGCGTTTCAGAAGCTGCTCATGACGATGAGGAGGATGATCGTGGGCACGGGTCAGATGAAGGCAGCCATCACTCAGAGGGAGATGGTTCTGAAAAAGCACATTCAGAGGATGAGAAGTGGGGCAAGGAGGACAAAAGCGATCAGTCAGATGATGAGGAGCGACAGCAGAACTCTGATGATGAGGAGAGACAGCAGAACTCTGACGATGAGGAGAAAGTGCAGAACTCTGATGAAGATGAAAGGCCACAGATGTCTGAGGATGAGGAAAGACTCCAGAACTCAGATGAGGAGAAAATGCAGAACTCTGACGATGAGGAGAGGCCGCAGGTCTCAGATGAGGAGAAGATGCAGAACTCAGACGATGATGAAAGGGCGCAGCACTCTGATGAGGAGAAGATGCAGAACTCGGACGATGAGGAAAGGGCGCAGCACTCTGATGAGGAGGACCAAGAGCGTAAATCTG AGTCTGCAAGGGGCAGTGATAGCGAAGATGAAGTTCTGCGGATGAAGCGAAAGAAACCAATTGCATCAGATTCAGAAGTGGACAGTGATGCAGAAGGACAGAAAG GGCATGCAGATGTCATGGATCTGTTTGGAGGCGCAGATGACATTTCCTCAGGTAGTGATGGAGAAGACAAGCCACCAACACCAGGACAGCCCATT GATGAGAATGGGCTGAgtcaagagcagcaggaagaagagCCTATTCCAGAGACTAGAATAGAGGTAGAAATACCAAAAGTAAACACAGACTTGGGTAACGATTTGTATTTTGTGAAGCTGCCCAACTTCCTTAGCGTGGAGCCCAG ACCTTTTGATCCTCAGTATTATGAAGATGAATTTGAAGATGAGGAGATGCTTGACGAAGAGGGTAGAACTAGGTTAAAACTCAAG GTAGAAAACACAATACGATGGCGGATGCGACGAGATGAGGAAGGGAATGAGATCAGGGAAAGTAATGCGCGAATAGTCAAATGGTCAGATGGAAG CATGTCTCTTCACTTGGGCAATGAGGTCTTTGATGTGTACAAGGCGCCGCTGCAGGGAGATCACAACCATCTGTTCATCAGACAAGGGACAGGTCTACAAGGACAGGCTGTTTTCAAGACAAAGTTAACCTTCAG accaCACTCTACGGACAGTGCCACTCACAGGAAGATGACTCTGTCTCTGGCAGACAGATGTTCAAAGACCCAGAAAATTCGTATTTTGCCAATGGCAGGTCGCGATCCAGAGTCTCAGCGCACAGAAATGATTAAG aaagaggaggagagattAAGAGCTTCCATTCGTAGAGAATCTCAGCAGCGAAGAATGCGGGAGAAGCAACATCAGCGTGGTCTGAGTGCAAATTATTTGGAACCTGATCGttatgatgaagaggatgagggaGATGATGCAATCAGTCTAGCAGCTATCAAGAACAGATACAAAGGTGGCATCAGAG aAGAACGTGCTAGAATCTACTCTTCTGACAGTGATGAAGGCTCAGATGAAGATAAAACACAAAGACTGCTC